The DNA window CTGGAGGCCGGTCGCCGCCATGATCGCCGCGATGGGCGTCCCGTTCCTGCTGCTCGCCCCGCTCTACTACGGGGCCGGCATCGACGGCGACACGCTGATGATCGTCGCCCACGCCCTCATGCTCCCGTGCATGTTCCTCGCCTCGACCCTCAGCCGGGCAGGGCTTGCATGGCCCCGTGCCAGGCAACGCCCATCTTGAGATAGCCGGCCGCGTTCGGGTGCAGGGTGTCGGCGAGGTCCGCGGTCGTCAGCGCCGCGTGTATATCGACGTACGACACCTTCTTCCCCGCGTTCGCGCGCACCTCCACGATGCCCGGGATCGACGCGTTGTACGTACGGATGCGCGACTCGATCGCCACGTCGGCCGCGGGGATGATCGACGCCACGATCACCGAGGCCTGCGGGACCCGGCTCGTGATCTGGTCGATCAGCGCGGCGAGCCTGGCCGGCGCGTTCGCGACGTCGAAGTTCTGGTTCAGGTCGTTCGTGCCGATGTGCAGCAGCACGACGTCCGGCCGGTACGTGTCGAGGAAGCCGTTCATGCTGCCCGCGAGCTGGTCGATGCGCCACCCGGGATGGCCCTCGTTCTGCTGGTCGGGCAGGTTGCCGATGACGACCGATCCCACGAAGTCCGGCTTCACGGCCGGGTCGAGCATCAGCCGCCGCCACAGCTCGGTGCGGTAGTTGACGCCGGCAGCCGAGCCGTACGTGATCGAGTCGCCCGCCGGCATCACCCGCTGGACCCGCGACAGCCGCCACTTCTGGTTCGCCGCCGCGAGGTACTGCCACACCAGCACGTTCGCGCCGTTCGCCGTCGCCCCGTGGTCGACGTCCAACGCGCGCCCGCCGAGCTTCGACGACACCCGGTAGACGCCGTCGCCCACGGAGTCCAGGTACCAACGCTGGTTGGCGCCTCCGTTCGCCATCCACTGGATCACGTCGGCGCCGTCGACGTCCGCGCTCTCCGCGACGTCCAGCGACTTGCCGCTGTGCACCGCACGCAGCTCATACGACCCGTCCGACTGTGGGAGCACCTGCCACTGCTGGTTGGTCGCGCCGTGGTAGTCCCACTGCAAGACGTCCGCGCCGTCCGCGGTGCTCGGGCCCGCGACGTCGAGCACCCTGCCGGAGTGCGTCGCCGTCAGGACGTACTCGTCGGCAGGCACCACCAAGGCGCCGGGGTCCCCAGCGGGCAAGGCCAAAGTCTGTCCCAACGACGCCGGCACCCCGAAGTCCGGCGTCCCGTCCGCGCGCCAGTTCACCTTCTGGATCCGCGTCGAACGGTCGCCGCCGCAGCTCCCCGCCGGGTTGACGACGCCGTGGTACGCCATCCACGTCTCGCTGCCGTCGGGCGAGGTGAAGAAGCTGTTGTGCGCGGTGGTGTAGGCCGTGTTCGCCGGGTTCGCACCGAACACCGGCTGTGGCGACTTCGACCAGGCGGCGGGGTTCAGAACGTCGCCACCGTTGAACGTCAGCAGCCCGAGCGCGTAGTTCGGACTCGTACAGCCGCTCGCGGAGTACGCCACGAACAACCGCCCGTTCCGCCACAACGCGGCCGCCCCCTCGTTGACCGCGGCGTGGTCCAGCTCCCACGCGAACTGAGGGCGGGACAGCAGCACGCGCGGTCCGCTCGTCGTCCACGGGTTGCTCATCGGCGCGATGTAGAGGTTCTGCGGCCCGGTCGTCCCCGGCTCCCAGCCCGACCACATCGCGTAGAGCCGCCCGTCGGGCATCGTGAGGATCGAGCCGTCGAGCGAGTAGTGGTCGGCCGCGGCGGCGAGCTGGCCCTTGTACGTGTACGGGCCGAGTGGGTCGACGCCGGCGCTC is part of the Tenggerimyces flavus genome and encodes:
- a CDS encoding family 43 glycosylhydrolase, whose product is MGVVPHEGVAAESRSTAAGFRNPVREVASDPQLFTHNGTYYLTATRNDRITLVRGASVTDLATAPETTVWQDSSSSRCCGIWAPEFHYLQGKWYGYYTATDSSNAVGNHRMHVIESAGVDPLGPYTYKGQLAAAADHYSLDGSILTMPDGRLYAMWSGWEPGTTGPQNLYIAPMSNPWTTSGPRVLLSRPQFAWELDHAAVNEGAAALWRNGRLFVAYSASGCTSPNYALGLLTFNGGDVLNPAAWSKSPQPVFGANPANTAYTTAHNSFFTSPDGSETWMAYHGVVNPAGSCGGDRSTRIQKVNWRADGTPDFGVPASLGQTLALPAGDPGALVVPADEYVLTATHSGRVLDVAGPSTADGADVLQWDYHGATNQQWQVLPQSDGSYELRAVHSGKSLDVAESADVDGADVIQWMANGGANQRWYLDSVGDGVYRVSSKLGGRALDVDHGATANGANVLVWQYLAAANQKWRLSRVQRVMPAGDSITYGSAAGVNYRTELWRRLMLDPAVKPDFVGSVVIGNLPDQQNEGHPGWRIDQLAGSMNGFLDTYRPDVVLLHIGTNDLNQNFDVANAPARLAALIDQITSRVPQASVIVASIIPAADVAIESRIRTYNASIPGIVEVRANAGKKVSYVDIHAALTTADLADTLHPNAAGYLKMGVAWHGAMQALPG